A section of the Marinoscillum sp. 108 genome encodes:
- a CDS encoding sialate O-acetylesterase, translating into MRKVLKSLLLPLLLLLSLCTTGQLRLPRLVSDGMILQRGADVKIWGWDTPNQAINIDFRDVTYLAKTTPEGTWEIKLPSLEAGGPYQMTISGSEVITLEDILIGDVWICSGQSNMELTMQRASPIYAKEIATAENPLIRQFNVSTRYDFKKPQSDFEKGEWVKATPETVMSFSAVAYFFGRALFEKYQVPIGLINTSLGGSPAEAWMSEKTLMEFPKHFDELQRFKDDDLINEIQNSDNERIGAWYRTLLQKDAGNKNTPWNTPDLNTDAWPSMPIPGYWADQPIGPVNGVVWFRKEINLPPSMKDQPAKLLMGRIIDADSVFVNGVFVGTTSYQYPPRRYEVPAGVLRAGKNILTVRVINSSGKGGFVPDKPYTLTVGHKTIDLTGDWKYQLGAEMELLGPPTFIRWKPGGLYNGMLAPLFNYTIKGAIWYQGESNASRAKEYRTLFPAMIADWRTQWDQGDFPFLFVQLANYMETKATPGPSDWAMLREAQLQALSVPNTAMAVITDIGEWNDIHPLNKKDVGNRLALAAAKLAYGDDLVHSGPVYKDFQIKGNKMILTFEHTGSGLKIKGEELKGFAIAGKNQKFVWAKAKIKGNQITVWSADIKEPVAVRYAWADNPDQANLYNQEGLPASPFRTDQWEE; encoded by the coding sequence ATGCGCAAAGTATTAAAGTCTCTTCTCCTACCTCTTCTTTTACTCCTTTCACTCTGCACTACCGGACAGCTTCGGCTACCCCGGTTAGTCAGTGATGGGATGATCCTACAAAGAGGAGCTGATGTGAAAATATGGGGATGGGATACTCCCAATCAAGCCATCAATATTGATTTCAGAGACGTTACTTACCTGGCTAAAACCACTCCTGAAGGAACCTGGGAGATAAAGCTCCCCTCACTGGAAGCGGGAGGCCCCTACCAAATGACGATTTCAGGCTCAGAGGTAATCACCCTGGAAGACATCCTCATTGGTGATGTGTGGATATGCTCGGGCCAGTCCAATATGGAACTCACCATGCAAAGAGCCAGTCCCATCTATGCTAAGGAGATTGCTACTGCCGAGAATCCTTTGATCCGACAGTTTAATGTATCCACAAGGTATGATTTCAAAAAACCTCAATCCGACTTTGAGAAGGGTGAGTGGGTGAAAGCCACCCCTGAAACCGTCATGAGTTTTTCTGCTGTCGCCTACTTCTTTGGTCGTGCCCTTTTTGAGAAGTACCAGGTACCGATAGGCCTCATCAATACCAGCCTGGGCGGATCTCCGGCGGAAGCATGGATGAGTGAAAAAACGCTCATGGAGTTTCCAAAGCACTTTGATGAGCTTCAGCGCTTCAAAGACGATGACCTGATCAATGAAATCCAAAACAGTGACAATGAGCGTATCGGCGCATGGTATCGCACCCTCTTGCAAAAAGATGCCGGCAATAAGAATACCCCCTGGAACACTCCTGACCTGAACACCGATGCCTGGCCATCGATGCCCATACCAGGATACTGGGCGGATCAGCCAATAGGCCCTGTCAACGGGGTGGTCTGGTTCAGAAAAGAAATCAACCTCCCACCCTCTATGAAGGATCAACCGGCAAAACTGCTGATGGGCAGAATCATAGATGCTGATTCGGTATTCGTCAATGGAGTATTCGTAGGAACTACCAGCTACCAGTACCCACCTCGCAGATATGAAGTGCCCGCCGGAGTACTCAGGGCTGGTAAAAACATCCTCACTGTGCGGGTGATCAACAGCAGCGGGAAAGGTGGATTTGTACCAGATAAGCCCTACACCCTCACTGTTGGTCATAAGACCATTGACCTGACCGGCGATTGGAAATACCAATTGGGGGCCGAAATGGAACTGCTCGGCCCTCCTACTTTCATTCGGTGGAAGCCGGGTGGCCTGTACAATGGCATGCTCGCGCCGCTTTTTAATTACACCATCAAAGGGGCTATCTGGTATCAGGGTGAGTCCAATGCCAGCCGGGCCAAAGAATACAGAACCCTCTTTCCTGCCATGATTGCCGATTGGCGCACGCAATGGGATCAGGGTGATTTTCCTTTCCTTTTTGTGCAGCTAGCCAACTACATGGAAACCAAAGCCACCCCAGGCCCCAGCGACTGGGCCATGCTGCGCGAAGCCCAGCTACAGGCTCTATCGGTTCCCAATACTGCCATGGCAGTCATTACCGACATTGGGGAGTGGAACGATATTCACCCGCTCAATAAGAAAGATGTGGGTAACCGGCTGGCCCTGGCCGCAGCGAAACTCGCTTATGGAGATGATCTGGTCCATTCCGGCCCAGTGTATAAAGATTTTCAGATCAAAGGAAATAAGATGATTCTCACTTTTGAACATACTGGCAGCGGGCTCAAAATCAAAGGAGAAGAACTCAAGGGCTTTGCTATTGCGGGGAAGAATCAAAAATTCGTTTGGGCAAAAGCCAAAATAAAAGGTAATCAAATCACCGTCTGGAGTGCTGATATAAAAGAACCGGTGGCCGTACGCTATGCGTGGGCAGACAATCCAGATCAGGCCAACTTATACAATCAGGAGGGCCTGCCAGCTTCTCCTTTCCGTACTGACCAATGGGAGGAATAA
- a CDS encoding glycoside hydrolase family 3 C-terminal domain-containing protein, producing the protein MFFNRPTNTLYLLSLLLIGMGCQPHASYEFPFQNPELTLETRVDDLVSRMTLEEKVSQMVNEAPAIEHLGIPEYNWWNEGLHGVARAGLATVFPQAIGLGATWDERHMLKVATAISDEARAKHHNFVSRGKRNLYQGLTLWSPNINIFRDPRWGRGQETYGEDPYLTGKMAVQFVRGLQGDDPTYLKTVATVKHFAVHNGPEPERHVFNAQSNYRDLWETYLPQFEMAIRQGKAYSAMCAYNRYNDEACCGSSTLMTDILRNEIGFDGYIVSDCGAIEDIFKHHQLVATPEEAAALAVKTGCDLNCGLGEAIFPYLVQAVEKGLIDENTIDTSVKRLFMARFKLGMFDPEENVPFAQIPYSVVDSKVHQALADETARKSMVLLKNEQQTLPLSKDLKKVAVIGPNANQWLMLLGNYNGVPSAPVTPWAGIQQKLPNASVTFAQGCELAEGMPMFYTIPGENLNSLKASFYNNRTLQGDPLYSESWDMLDANWNDRAPREDMDDDNFGVRWEGQLSPSVSGFYQLGFIGTMNTQLYLNDSLVAKTSYHFRDEYGDPRLRKSDQIWLEAEQSYDLKLEAGDSYADATVQLVWAAPKPNLKAEALKAAQYAEVVILCMGLTPRMEGEEMDIQIEGFRGGDRTTLELPQTQKDLIRSIEKLGKPTVLILLNGSALAINWENENIPAILEAWYPGQSAGTAIADILFGDYNPAGRLPVTFYKSADDLPPFEDYNMAGHTYRYFQGDPLYPFGYGLSYTSFEYGDLTVSEGNTTDQAVSVLVKVTNTGKVAGEEVVQVYLSNLSTQLPTPAHSLQGFERVSLEPGESKFIRFVLPPAAFRVIDDQNQKVVLPGEYQLSVGGGQPGVTLQTSNILSKTINLQ; encoded by the coding sequence ATGTTCTTTAATCGCCCAACGAATACACTGTACTTACTTTCTCTCCTTCTCATTGGCATGGGCTGTCAACCGCATGCCTCATACGAATTTCCATTTCAAAATCCCGAGCTAACCCTGGAAACCAGAGTGGATGATCTGGTCAGCAGGATGACACTGGAAGAAAAAGTAAGCCAAATGGTAAACGAAGCACCGGCCATTGAGCACCTTGGGATTCCTGAATACAACTGGTGGAACGAAGGACTGCATGGGGTGGCCAGAGCGGGCCTGGCCACGGTATTTCCTCAAGCCATAGGCCTGGGAGCCACCTGGGACGAAAGGCACATGCTGAAAGTAGCTACGGCCATCTCCGATGAGGCACGTGCCAAGCACCACAACTTTGTCAGCCGCGGTAAGAGAAACCTCTATCAAGGGCTAACCCTCTGGTCGCCAAACATCAACATTTTCAGAGATCCCAGATGGGGCCGCGGGCAGGAAACCTATGGAGAAGACCCCTACCTCACAGGCAAAATGGCGGTACAATTCGTCCGTGGGCTGCAGGGCGACGATCCCACTTATCTCAAAACGGTGGCAACCGTCAAGCATTTTGCAGTACACAATGGGCCCGAACCTGAGCGCCATGTCTTCAATGCTCAGTCCAACTATCGTGACCTATGGGAGACCTATCTACCTCAATTCGAGATGGCCATTCGTCAGGGCAAAGCCTACTCTGCCATGTGCGCCTACAACCGCTACAATGACGAAGCATGCTGCGGTAGCAGCACACTCATGACCGATATTCTAAGAAATGAAATAGGTTTTGATGGCTACATTGTTTCAGACTGCGGGGCTATTGAAGACATCTTTAAGCATCATCAGCTGGTGGCCACGCCTGAGGAAGCTGCCGCTCTGGCTGTCAAAACCGGTTGTGATCTCAATTGCGGCCTTGGCGAAGCAATATTTCCTTACCTGGTGCAAGCGGTGGAGAAAGGACTGATTGATGAAAATACGATTGACACTTCAGTGAAGCGACTGTTTATGGCCCGTTTCAAATTGGGGATGTTTGATCCTGAGGAGAATGTGCCCTTCGCCCAGATCCCCTACTCCGTGGTGGATAGCAAAGTACATCAGGCACTGGCCGATGAAACTGCCAGAAAGTCTATGGTGCTGCTGAAAAATGAACAGCAAACCCTCCCCCTCAGCAAGGATTTGAAAAAAGTAGCCGTCATAGGCCCGAATGCCAATCAATGGCTTATGCTCCTGGGCAACTATAATGGTGTACCGTCAGCACCCGTCACCCCGTGGGCTGGAATTCAACAAAAACTACCCAATGCAAGTGTCACGTTCGCTCAGGGCTGTGAACTTGCAGAGGGCATGCCGATGTTCTACACCATTCCCGGAGAAAACTTAAATAGCCTTAAGGCTTCTTTTTATAACAACCGCACCCTGCAAGGGGATCCCCTCTACAGTGAGTCATGGGACATGCTGGATGCCAACTGGAATGATCGCGCCCCACGTGAAGACATGGATGATGACAACTTCGGAGTACGTTGGGAAGGGCAGCTTTCTCCGTCCGTTTCAGGGTTCTACCAGCTTGGATTCATAGGCACTATGAATACTCAGCTTTACCTCAACGACAGCCTGGTGGCAAAAACCTCTTACCACTTTCGTGATGAATACGGTGACCCCCGTTTGAGAAAATCAGACCAGATTTGGCTGGAGGCCGAACAATCCTATGATTTGAAGCTGGAAGCCGGAGACTCTTATGCAGATGCCACTGTCCAACTTGTATGGGCCGCACCAAAACCCAACCTGAAAGCGGAAGCCCTGAAAGCAGCACAATATGCCGAAGTGGTGATTTTGTGTATGGGACTAACCCCCAGAATGGAGGGCGAAGAAATGGACATCCAAATCGAAGGATTCAGGGGTGGTGACCGTACCACGCTTGAGCTTCCACAGACTCAGAAGGATTTGATCAGGTCCATTGAGAAACTGGGCAAGCCCACGGTTCTGATTCTTTTAAACGGCAGTGCACTGGCCATCAACTGGGAAAATGAAAACATACCCGCCATTCTGGAAGCCTGGTATCCGGGCCAATCAGCGGGTACTGCGATCGCTGATATTCTATTCGGAGACTACAACCCGGCAGGAAGACTCCCTGTCACCTTTTACAAATCAGCTGATGATCTGCCTCCCTTTGAAGATTACAATATGGCCGGCCATACCTACAGATATTTCCAAGGAGATCCCCTTTACCCGTTTGGGTATGGACTGAGCTATACTTCTTTTGAATATGGAGACCTTACCGTGAGTGAAGGAAATACCACCGACCAGGCCGTCAGCGTGCTGGTGAAAGTAACTAACACAGGTAAAGTTGCGGGAGAAGAAGTGGTTCAGGTTTATCTGTCAAATTTGAGCACCCAATTACCTACTCCGGCGCATTCACTGCAGGGTTTCGAGCGGGTGAGTCTGGAGCCGGGAGAGTCTAAGTTTATCCGATTCGTCCTTCCGCCAGCAGCCTTTCGGGTGATCGATGATCAAAATCAAAAGGTGGTG
- a CDS encoding polysaccharide deacetylase family protein, producing MKSKYTALTAALLMSLSVGAQIDESYEVATWHGFKTSAVSYTFDDNTSNQLPVALPLFDQYGFKVTLYTVTNWGPDWTALQKASNNGHEVASHTISHPSLPSISAEEQEAQLQQSQSTIRSNVQGAEVLTLAYPNCNIGDLATIEKYYIAGRVCSGQIISAKPGDYYRLSSMIVGSQGEVNSTSAFQTKVELAKSSGGWAVFLIHGVDNDGGYSPVASSVLSEHVDFMNANSDDYWIGTFAEVVKYIKERESISISESAITADSLKVIISDGLEDALYNQAVSIRRKLPVNWSTASVYIDGAAIESDVQSENGISYVVFDAVPDQGVITIGSAGGPAIALATPNDISPVAFHPNPFSDTIQIKSGGSFKYSIYSLTGQQLSSGEGNNSIFVGKSLPSGTYLVRVNDHSSISQFKIVKQ from the coding sequence ATGAAAAGTAAATACACAGCACTGACTGCAGCACTATTAATGAGCTTATCAGTGGGAGCTCAGATTGATGAAAGTTATGAGGTGGCCACATGGCATGGTTTTAAAACCTCCGCAGTGAGCTACACATTTGATGACAACACTAGTAATCAGTTGCCTGTGGCTCTGCCACTATTTGACCAATATGGTTTCAAGGTTACCCTGTATACGGTGACTAACTGGGGTCCTGATTGGACTGCCCTGCAGAAAGCTTCGAATAATGGTCACGAAGTGGCCAGCCACACCATTTCTCATCCCAGCCTCCCGAGTATTAGCGCAGAGGAGCAAGAGGCACAACTACAACAATCACAAAGTACCATAAGATCCAATGTGCAGGGTGCGGAAGTGCTCACCCTTGCTTACCCCAATTGTAACATTGGAGATTTGGCCACCATTGAGAAATACTACATCGCAGGCAGGGTTTGCAGTGGGCAAATCATCTCTGCGAAGCCTGGTGATTACTATAGATTGAGCTCAATGATCGTTGGCTCACAGGGTGAAGTCAACAGTACGTCGGCATTTCAAACAAAAGTAGAATTGGCTAAATCCTCAGGGGGATGGGCGGTCTTTCTCATCCATGGCGTTGACAATGATGGTGGGTACTCACCAGTGGCTTCTTCTGTACTTAGCGAGCATGTAGATTTTATGAATGCCAACAGTGATGATTACTGGATAGGTACATTTGCTGAAGTAGTCAAATACATCAAAGAGCGCGAATCAATAAGTATTTCAGAGTCTGCCATTACGGCTGACTCGCTGAAGGTCATCATTTCTGATGGTCTGGAAGATGCCCTATATAATCAGGCCGTTTCTATCAGACGAAAGCTCCCTGTCAATTGGAGCACCGCCAGCGTATATATAGACGGTGCTGCTATTGAATCAGACGTGCAATCGGAAAATGGCATTTCATATGTGGTATTTGATGCCGTACCAGATCAAGGAGTGATCACAATAGGAAGTGCTGGTGGGCCGGCAATAGCACTGGCCACACCCAATGACATCTCTCCGGTTGCATTTCACCCCAACCCATTCAGCGACACCATACAAATCAAGTCTGGTGGTTCCTTCAAATATTCTATTTATTCCCTAACCGGCCAGCAACTCAGCTCCGGTGAGGGGAATAATTCCATTTTCGTAGGCAAAAGCCTACCTTCAGGCACTTATCTGGTTCGGGTAAACGATCATTCTAGTATCAGTCAATTCAAAATCGTGAAACAATAA
- a CDS encoding glycoside hydrolase family 9 protein has translation MKKNSNIKLHITIFLAFATLILSCDKKQNNHLKLNDQEYFQSRGLNVLVYTSWYNGLFSDEKKSGIELIHHEVRTATNGDVRLGPTPEQWDPIPTFRERKVDHENGTIEAFLHYPAFNFEYSVKVSQEGPSVNISVNLENPVPEELIGKAGFNLEFIPPAYFEKGYLMDEKSGTFPLYPSSSMEIKNGVVDPLPLATGSSLVLSPEDPKTRVAITSRMGDLALYDGRDKAQNGWFVVRSLLPAAKTGKVLEWTLEANTIPGWTRSPVIGHSQQGYHPDQPKKAVVELDRNDQSTSSAKLIKIAGDGSEEIVIGKALTQWGAYLRYNYGTFDFTEIKENGLYVIEAGNTRTEAFKISADVYGTAWQPTLDIFFPVQMDHMFVNEAYRVWHGKSHMDDALQAPVDWVHFDLYAQGPTTDTPYQPSEHIPGLDIGGWYDAGDFDIRTQTQCYVVQNLVNTWEAFGLDRDQTSIDQTLQYVDIHKPDGKADLLQQIEHGTLALIAQHRAVGHAIHGIVAAHLSQYTHLGDGVTKTDNLIYTPQLDSFKTDGFRSGTFDDRWAFTSRTTPLNYRSIAALAAASRALKGYNDALADECLTTAISVWKEEHAKEPDLFHHGNTTGGALDDEELKAATQLLLTTRDPQYAKRISELWPTIDRNFGQHASRIAAVLHLLDDDLKNKIPQRVAQYKIWMDSIETQNPYGVPVTTGGWAGSGAVVGFGITAYDLHQAFPDIIGSEYVFKSLNYLYGNHPGSDISLVSGVGTKSKKVAYGNNRADYSFIAGGVVPGVLILPPDFPENKEDWPFLWGENEYVVSVASAYLYLANAADHLLNK, from the coding sequence ATGAAAAAAAATAGCAATATAAAGTTGCACATCACAATCTTTCTGGCCTTTGCCACTTTGATCCTGTCTTGTGACAAAAAGCAAAACAACCACCTCAAACTGAACGATCAAGAGTACTTCCAAAGTCGTGGGCTTAATGTACTTGTCTACACCAGCTGGTACAATGGGCTCTTCAGTGATGAGAAAAAAAGTGGTATCGAACTGATTCACCATGAAGTGCGAACAGCCACCAACGGCGATGTTCGCCTGGGGCCTACCCCAGAGCAATGGGACCCGATCCCAACGTTCAGGGAACGCAAAGTAGATCATGAAAATGGGACAATTGAAGCATTTCTGCACTATCCGGCGTTCAACTTCGAATACAGTGTAAAAGTAAGTCAGGAAGGCCCTTCTGTAAACATTAGCGTCAACCTTGAAAATCCAGTTCCCGAGGAACTGATTGGCAAAGCCGGATTCAACCTGGAGTTTATCCCTCCCGCCTATTTTGAAAAAGGATACCTCATGGATGAAAAGAGTGGCACCTTCCCTCTCTACCCGAGTAGCAGCATGGAAATCAAAAATGGAGTGGTCGATCCTTTGCCACTGGCAACGGGCAGCAGCCTGGTACTTTCGCCCGAAGATCCAAAAACCAGGGTAGCCATTACTTCAAGAATGGGCGATCTGGCCCTTTACGATGGACGCGATAAAGCGCAGAATGGGTGGTTTGTAGTAAGGTCGCTCCTACCAGCAGCTAAAACAGGGAAAGTATTAGAATGGACATTGGAAGCCAACACCATTCCAGGGTGGACCAGATCTCCGGTAATTGGTCATTCACAACAAGGGTATCACCCCGATCAGCCAAAAAAGGCAGTAGTCGAACTGGATAGAAATGACCAGTCCACCTCATCAGCCAAGCTCATCAAAATAGCAGGAGATGGCAGTGAAGAAATCGTCATCGGAAAAGCACTCACTCAGTGGGGCGCCTACCTCCGTTACAATTACGGAACTTTTGACTTCACCGAAATAAAAGAGAACGGCCTGTATGTCATCGAAGCTGGAAACACCCGAACGGAAGCATTCAAAATCTCTGCCGATGTATATGGCACTGCCTGGCAACCTACCCTGGATATTTTCTTTCCAGTACAGATGGATCACATGTTTGTGAACGAAGCCTACAGAGTATGGCATGGAAAATCACACATGGATGATGCTCTTCAAGCACCTGTGGACTGGGTGCACTTTGACCTCTATGCCCAGGGGCCTACTACAGACACTCCATACCAACCAAGTGAGCACATTCCGGGGTTGGACATTGGCGGATGGTATGATGCCGGGGATTTTGACATTCGTACTCAGACCCAGTGCTATGTTGTACAAAACCTTGTCAATACCTGGGAGGCATTCGGTTTGGATCGTGACCAGACCTCTATAGATCAAACCCTACAGTACGTAGACATTCACAAACCTGACGGGAAAGCAGATTTACTGCAGCAAATAGAGCATGGAACCCTGGCATTAATTGCGCAACACCGGGCTGTAGGACATGCCATTCACGGGATAGTGGCCGCCCATCTTTCTCAATATACACACCTGGGTGATGGCGTGACCAAAACAGACAACCTTATCTATACACCCCAGCTGGACAGTTTTAAGACTGACGGTTTCAGAAGTGGCACATTTGATGACAGATGGGCATTTACCAGCCGCACCACTCCGCTCAACTACCGCTCAATAGCCGCCCTGGCTGCCGCCAGTAGGGCACTGAAAGGATATAATGATGCGCTGGCAGATGAGTGCCTCACCACGGCTATCAGTGTCTGGAAGGAGGAGCATGCCAAGGAGCCGGATCTTTTTCACCATGGAAATACTACGGGTGGAGCATTAGATGATGAAGAGCTTAAAGCAGCCACCCAATTACTTCTCACTACACGAGACCCACAGTATGCCAAACGGATTTCGGAACTATGGCCTACCATCGATAGGAATTTTGGACAGCATGCCTCCAGAATAGCTGCAGTACTTCACCTACTGGATGATGACCTTAAAAACAAAATACCACAACGGGTAGCTCAGTACAAAATATGGATGGACTCTATCGAAACTCAGAATCCATACGGTGTTCCGGTAACCACGGGAGGTTGGGCTGGTTCGGGTGCAGTAGTGGGTTTTGGTATCACCGCTTATGATTTACATCAGGCCTTCCCTGATATCATCGGGTCTGAATATGTATTTAAGTCCCTCAACTATCTTTATGGAAATCACCCCGGTTCAGACATCTCGTTGGTATCGGGGGTAGGCACCAAATCCAAGAAAGTAGCTTATGGAAACAACCGTGCAGATTACTCTTTTATAGCCGGGGGTGTAGTCCCCGGAGTGCTGATCTTACCTCCTGATTTTCCTGAAAACAAGGAAGATTGGCCCTTTCTCTGGGGAGAAAATGAGTACGTCGTTTCTGTGGCTTCCGCATATCTCTACCTGGCAAATGCTGCCGACCATTTGTTAAACAAATAG